From one Candidatus Eremiobacterota bacterium genomic stretch:
- the ftsY gene encoding signal recognition particle-docking protein FtsY, which translates to MSWFGKIKAALSRTREAFGGELETMALARRPVDDELWDDLEEILLKADFGVPTTVKIVEALRVVAKQDRYQTSDQVVARFRRDVQNFLTLPEMGLHLNAKPAVILVVGVNGSGKTTTIGKLAALLRAQRKHVLVVAADTFRAAAAEQLEIWAKRAGAEYVRGAEGSDPASVVFDGMNAAKARGIDVVLVDTAGRLQTKTNLMEELKKMRRIIERETGAPPAETLLVVDGTTGQNALSQAKLFNEATQLTGVIVTKLDSTAKGGVLVGIVDQLVVPVKYIGLGESQDALAPFDPAQFTKALFETAA; encoded by the coding sequence GTGAGCTGGTTCGGGAAGATCAAGGCGGCACTCAGCCGGACGCGCGAGGCGTTCGGCGGGGAGCTGGAGACGATGGCGCTGGCGCGGCGGCCGGTCGACGACGAGCTGTGGGACGATCTCGAGGAGATCCTGCTCAAGGCGGACTTCGGCGTCCCGACGACGGTGAAGATCGTCGAGGCGCTGCGCGTCGTCGCCAAGCAAGACCGCTACCAGACGAGCGATCAAGTGGTCGCGCGCTTCCGCCGCGACGTCCAAAACTTTCTCACGCTCCCCGAGATGGGATTGCACCTTAACGCGAAACCGGCGGTGATCCTGGTCGTCGGGGTCAACGGCAGCGGCAAGACCACGACGATCGGCAAGCTCGCGGCGCTCCTGCGCGCGCAGCGCAAGCACGTCCTCGTCGTCGCGGCCGACACGTTTCGCGCCGCCGCCGCCGAGCAGCTCGAAATCTGGGCGAAGCGCGCCGGAGCCGAGTACGTGCGCGGGGCGGAAGGCTCCGATCCGGCTTCGGTCGTGTTCGACGGGATGAACGCGGCGAAGGCGCGCGGGATCGACGTTGTGCTGGTCGACACCGCCGGCCGCCTGCAGACCAAGACCAACCTGATGGAAGAGCTGAAGAAGATGCGGCGCATCATCGAGCGCGAGACCGGCGCGCCGCCGGCCGAGACGCTGTTGGTCGTCGACGGCACGACCGGCCAGAACGCGCTCTCGCAAGCGAAGCTCTTCAACGAAGCGACGCAGCTGACCGGCGTGATCGTGACCAAGCTCGACTCGACCGCGAAAGGCGGCGTCCTGGTCGGAATCGTCGACCAGCTCGTCGTTCCGGTGAAGTATATCGGCCTCGGCGAGTCGCAAGACGCGCTCGCCCCGTTCGACCCCGCCCAGTTCACCAAAGCACTCTTCGAGACCGCGGCGTAG